The Hippoglossus hippoglossus isolate fHipHip1 chromosome 2, fHipHip1.pri, whole genome shotgun sequence genome includes a region encoding these proteins:
- the stat1a gene encoding signal transducer and activator of transcription 1a isoform X4: MAQWCQLQMLDCKYLEQVDQLYDDSFPMDIRQYLSKWIESIDWDTVSIQESLATVRFHDLLAQLDDQHSRFALESNFLLQHNIRKIKRNLQDRFQDDPSHMAMIISRNLKEEQKILDSAKSVKQEGEGTVSAMVVEKQKLDNKVKDIKEAVQFVDQNIKNVEYLQDEYDFKINTLKNREMEVNGMTQQEQEREKLLIGRMGFELKAKRQDVVTQLTDLLNVTQALLSNLISEELPEWKQRQQIACIGGPPNACVDQLQNWFTAVAESLQQVRQHLKKLQELEQKFTYDSDPITQKKTFLETRALDLLKNLLSNSLVVERQPCMPTHPQRPLVLKTGVQFTVKLRFLVKLQEFNYQLKVKAMFDKDVTEKKGFRKFNILGTNSKVMNMEDSNGSLAAEFRHLQLKEQKVAGNRTNEGPLIVTEELHSLTFESELQLNQSGLNIKLEAMSLPVVVISNVCQLPSGWASILWYNMLTTDPKNLKFFLSPPLATWSQLSEILSWQFSSVTKRGLNQEQLNMLADKLLGARAKRNPEGQIPWTKFCKSANEKAFPFWLWIEGILDLIKRHLLSLWNDGSIMGFICKEREKALLSDKCPGTFLLRFSESSREGAITFTWVELDMHDKPDFHSVEPYTKKELGAVSLPDIIRTYKVMAAENIPENPLRFLYPNIPKDKAFGKYYPKPAETPEPMDVENMEKRAYMKTELISVSEVHPSRLHDNMMPMSPDEYKVLEQAIGHRDIDAVASNLIGLDQFDIQMSSDFQDED, encoded by the exons ATGGCGCAGTGGTGCCAGCTGCAGATGCTGGACTGTAAGTACCTGGAGCAGGTGGACCAGCTCTATGACGACTCCTTCCCCATGGACATCAGACAGTACCTGAGCAAATGGATCGAGAGCATCGACTG GGACACGGTGTCGATTCAGGAGTCACTGGCGACCGTCCGGTTCCACGACCTCCTGGCTCAGCTGGACGACCAGCACAGCCGCTTCGCCCTGGAGAgcaacttcctgctgcagcacaacatCCGCAAGATCAAGAGGAACCTGCAG GACCGGTTCCAGGATGATCCAAGCCACATGGCCATGATCATCTCCAGAAacctgaaggaggagcagaagatCCTGGACAGTGCAAAGAGCGTCAAG caggAGGGTGAGGGGACAGTGTCGGCCATGGTGGTGGAGAAACAAAAGCTGGACAACAAAGTGAAGGACATAAAAGAGGCAGTCCAG TTTGTGGATCAGAACATTAAGAACGTGGAGTATCTGCAGGACGAGTACGACTTCAAAATCAACACACTGAAGAACAGAG AGATGGAAGTGAATGGCATGacacagcaggagcaggagagagagaagctgctgatcGGGAGGATGGGCTTCGAGCTGAAGGCCAAacgacag gaCGTGGTGACCCAGCTGACCGACCTCCTGAACGTCACCCAGGCTTTACTGTCCAACCTGATCTCTGAGGAGCTGCCCGAGTGGAAGCAGCGGCAGCAGATCGCCTGTATCGGAGGTCCACCCAACGCCTGCGTGGACCAGCTCCAGAACTG GTTCACAGCAGTGGCGGAGAGTCTGCAGCAGGTCCGGCAGCACCTGAAGAAGCttcaggagctggagcagaagtTCACCTACGACAGTGACCCcatcacacagaagaaaaccTTCCTGGAGACCCGAGCTCTGGATCTCCTCAAGAACCTCCTCTCCAA ctctctgGTTGTGGAGAGGCAGCCCTGCATGCCCACCCACCCACAGAGGCCCCTGGTGCTGAAAACAGGCGTCCAGTTCACTGTGAAACTACg GTTCctggtgaagctgcaggagtttAACTACCAACTCAAAGTCAAAGCCATGTTTGACAA GGAtgttacagaaaagaaagg GTTTCGtaagttcaacattttgggaacaAACTCCAAAGTGATGAACATGGAGGACTCGAACGGCAGCCTGGCAGCGGAGTTCAGACATCTG CAACTGAAAGAGCAGAAAGTCGCCGGGAACAGAACGAACGAG ggtcCTCTGATCGTCACTGAGGAGCTCCACTCGCTCACCTTTGAGTCCGAGCTGCAGCTCAACCAGTCGGGACTCAACATCAAACTGGAG GCCATGTCTCTTCCTGTCGTGGTCATCTCTAACGTCTGCCAGCTGCCCAGCGGCTGGGCGTCCATCCTCTGGTACAACATGCTCACCACCGATCCCAAG aacctgaagttcttcctctctcctccgttGGCCACCTGGTCTCAGCTGTCCGAGATCCTGAGCTGGCAGTTCTCCTCCGTCACCAAGCGAGGCCTGAACCAGGAGCAGCTCAACATGCTGGCCGACAAACTGCTGG gagcCAGAGCCAAGAGGAACCCGGAGGGACAAATCCCCTGGACCAAGTTCTGCAAG AGTGCCAATGAGAAAGCTTTCCCCTTCTGGTTGTGGATTGAAGGAATCCTGGACCTCATTAAAAGACACCTTCTGTCCCTGTGGAACGACGG CTCCATCATGGGCTTCATCTgtaaggagagggagaaggctCTGCTCAGCGACAAGTGTCCTGGCACCTTCCTGCTCAGGTTCAgcgagagcagcagagaaggagcCATCACCTTCACCTGGGTCGAACTCGACATGCACG ACAAGCCGGACTTTCACTCCGTGGAGCCGTACACGAAGAAGGAGCTGGGCGCCGTCTCTCTGCCCGACATCATCCGCACCTACAAGGTGATGGCCGCCGAAAACATCCCAGAGAACCCGCTCCGCTTCCTCTACCCCAACATCCCCAAAGACAAGGCCTTCGGGAAGTACTACCCCAAACCTGCAGAGA CTCCAGAGCCGATGGATGTGGAGAACATGGAGAAGAGGGCCTACATGAAGACGGAGCTCATTTCCGTGTCAGAAGT ACATCCGTCCAGACTGCACGACAACATGATGCCCATGTCTCCTGACGAATACAAGGTTCTGGAGCAGGCCATTGGCCACAGGGACATCGATGCTGTG GCCAGCAATCTGATTGGACTCGATCAGTTTGACATCCAG aTGAGTTCAGACTTCCAAGATGAAGACTGA
- the stat1a gene encoding signal transducer and activator of transcription 1a isoform X6 — protein MAQWCQLQMLDCKYLEQVDQLYDDSFPMDIRQYLSKWIESIDWDTVSIQESLATVRFHDLLAQLDDQHSRFALESNFLLQHNIRKIKRNLQDRFQDDPSHMAMIISRNLKEEQKILDSAKSVKQEGEGTVSAMVVEKQKLDNKVKDIKEAVQFVDQNIKNVEYLQDEYDFKINTLKNREMEVNGMTQQEQEREKLLIGRMGFELKAKRQDVVTQLTDLLNVTQALLSNLISEELPEWKQRQQIACIGGPPNACVDQLQNWFTAVAESLQQVRQHLKKLQELEQKFTYDSDPITQKKTFLETRALDLLKNLLSNSLVVERQPCMPTHPQRPLVLKTGVQFTVKLRFLVKLQEFNYQLKVKAMFDKDVTEKKGFRKFNILGTNSKVMNMEDSNGSLAAEFRHLQLKEQKVAGNRTNEGPLIVTEELHSLTFESELQLNQSGLNIKLEAMSLPVVVISNVCQLPSGWASILWYNMLTTDPKNLKFFLSPPLATWSQLSEILSWQFSSVTKRGLNQEQLNMLADKLLGARAKRNPEGQIPWTKFCKQSANEKAFPFWLWIEGILDLIKRHLLSLWNDGSIMGFICKEREKALLSDKCPGTFLLRFSESSREGAITFTWVELDMHDKPDFHSVEPYTKKELGAVSLPDIIRTYKVMAAENIPENPLRFLYPNIPKDKAFGKYYPKPAETPEPMDVENMEKRAYMKTELISVSEVHPSRLHDNMMPMSPDEYKVLEQAIGHRDIDAVMSSDFQDED, from the exons ATGGCGCAGTGGTGCCAGCTGCAGATGCTGGACTGTAAGTACCTGGAGCAGGTGGACCAGCTCTATGACGACTCCTTCCCCATGGACATCAGACAGTACCTGAGCAAATGGATCGAGAGCATCGACTG GGACACGGTGTCGATTCAGGAGTCACTGGCGACCGTCCGGTTCCACGACCTCCTGGCTCAGCTGGACGACCAGCACAGCCGCTTCGCCCTGGAGAgcaacttcctgctgcagcacaacatCCGCAAGATCAAGAGGAACCTGCAG GACCGGTTCCAGGATGATCCAAGCCACATGGCCATGATCATCTCCAGAAacctgaaggaggagcagaagatCCTGGACAGTGCAAAGAGCGTCAAG caggAGGGTGAGGGGACAGTGTCGGCCATGGTGGTGGAGAAACAAAAGCTGGACAACAAAGTGAAGGACATAAAAGAGGCAGTCCAG TTTGTGGATCAGAACATTAAGAACGTGGAGTATCTGCAGGACGAGTACGACTTCAAAATCAACACACTGAAGAACAGAG AGATGGAAGTGAATGGCATGacacagcaggagcaggagagagagaagctgctgatcGGGAGGATGGGCTTCGAGCTGAAGGCCAAacgacag gaCGTGGTGACCCAGCTGACCGACCTCCTGAACGTCACCCAGGCTTTACTGTCCAACCTGATCTCTGAGGAGCTGCCCGAGTGGAAGCAGCGGCAGCAGATCGCCTGTATCGGAGGTCCACCCAACGCCTGCGTGGACCAGCTCCAGAACTG GTTCACAGCAGTGGCGGAGAGTCTGCAGCAGGTCCGGCAGCACCTGAAGAAGCttcaggagctggagcagaagtTCACCTACGACAGTGACCCcatcacacagaagaaaaccTTCCTGGAGACCCGAGCTCTGGATCTCCTCAAGAACCTCCTCTCCAA ctctctgGTTGTGGAGAGGCAGCCCTGCATGCCCACCCACCCACAGAGGCCCCTGGTGCTGAAAACAGGCGTCCAGTTCACTGTGAAACTACg GTTCctggtgaagctgcaggagtttAACTACCAACTCAAAGTCAAAGCCATGTTTGACAA GGAtgttacagaaaagaaagg GTTTCGtaagttcaacattttgggaacaAACTCCAAAGTGATGAACATGGAGGACTCGAACGGCAGCCTGGCAGCGGAGTTCAGACATCTG CAACTGAAAGAGCAGAAAGTCGCCGGGAACAGAACGAACGAG ggtcCTCTGATCGTCACTGAGGAGCTCCACTCGCTCACCTTTGAGTCCGAGCTGCAGCTCAACCAGTCGGGACTCAACATCAAACTGGAG GCCATGTCTCTTCCTGTCGTGGTCATCTCTAACGTCTGCCAGCTGCCCAGCGGCTGGGCGTCCATCCTCTGGTACAACATGCTCACCACCGATCCCAAG aacctgaagttcttcctctctcctccgttGGCCACCTGGTCTCAGCTGTCCGAGATCCTGAGCTGGCAGTTCTCCTCCGTCACCAAGCGAGGCCTGAACCAGGAGCAGCTCAACATGCTGGCCGACAAACTGCTGG gagcCAGAGCCAAGAGGAACCCGGAGGGACAAATCCCCTGGACCAAGTTCTGCAAG CAGAGTGCCAATGAGAAAGCTTTCCCCTTCTGGTTGTGGATTGAAGGAATCCTGGACCTCATTAAAAGACACCTTCTGTCCCTGTGGAACGACGG CTCCATCATGGGCTTCATCTgtaaggagagggagaaggctCTGCTCAGCGACAAGTGTCCTGGCACCTTCCTGCTCAGGTTCAgcgagagcagcagagaaggagcCATCACCTTCACCTGGGTCGAACTCGACATGCACG ACAAGCCGGACTTTCACTCCGTGGAGCCGTACACGAAGAAGGAGCTGGGCGCCGTCTCTCTGCCCGACATCATCCGCACCTACAAGGTGATGGCCGCCGAAAACATCCCAGAGAACCCGCTCCGCTTCCTCTACCCCAACATCCCCAAAGACAAGGCCTTCGGGAAGTACTACCCCAAACCTGCAGAGA CTCCAGAGCCGATGGATGTGGAGAACATGGAGAAGAGGGCCTACATGAAGACGGAGCTCATTTCCGTGTCAGAAGT ACATCCGTCCAGACTGCACGACAACATGATGCCCATGTCTCCTGACGAATACAAGGTTCTGGAGCAGGCCATTGGCCACAGGGACATCGATGCTGTG aTGAGTTCAGACTTCCAAGATGAAGACTGA
- the stat1a gene encoding signal transducer and activator of transcription 1a isoform X5: MAQWCQLQMLDCKYLEQVDQLYDDSFPMDIRQYLSKWIESIDWDTVSIQESLATVRFHDLLAQLDDQHSRFALESNFLLQHNIRKIKRNLQDRFQDDPSHMAMIISRNLKEEQKILDSAKSVKQEGEGTVSAMVVEKQKLDNKVKDIKEAVQFVDQNIKNVEYLQDEYDFKINTLKNREMEVNGMTQQEQEREKLLIGRMGFELKAKRQDVVTQLTDLLNVTQALLSNLISEELPEWKQRQQIACIGGPPNACVDQLQNWFTAVAESLQQVRQHLKKLQELEQKFTYDSDPITQKKTFLETRALDLLKNLLSNSLVVERQPCMPTHPQRPLVLKTGVQFTVKLRFLVKLQEFNYQLKVKAMFDKDVTEKKGFRKFNILGTNSKVMNMEDSNGSLAAEFRHLQLKEQKVAGNRTNEGPLIVTEELHSLTFESELQLNQSGLNIKLEAMSLPVVVISNVCQLPSGWASILWYNMLTTDPKNLKFFLSPPLATWSQLSEILSWQFSSVTKRGLNQEQLNMLADKLLGARAKRNPEGQIPWTKFCKQSANEKAFPFWLWIEGILDLIKRHLLSLWNDGSIMGFICKEREKALLSDKCPGTFLLRFSESSREGAITFTWVELDMHDKPDFHSVEPYTKKELGAVSLPDIIRTYKVMAAENIPENPLRFLYPNIPKDKAFGKYYPKPAETPEPMDVENMEKRAYMKTELISVSEVHPSRLHDNMMPMSPDEYKVLEQAIGHRDIDAVVSAVMSSDFQDED, translated from the exons ATGGCGCAGTGGTGCCAGCTGCAGATGCTGGACTGTAAGTACCTGGAGCAGGTGGACCAGCTCTATGACGACTCCTTCCCCATGGACATCAGACAGTACCTGAGCAAATGGATCGAGAGCATCGACTG GGACACGGTGTCGATTCAGGAGTCACTGGCGACCGTCCGGTTCCACGACCTCCTGGCTCAGCTGGACGACCAGCACAGCCGCTTCGCCCTGGAGAgcaacttcctgctgcagcacaacatCCGCAAGATCAAGAGGAACCTGCAG GACCGGTTCCAGGATGATCCAAGCCACATGGCCATGATCATCTCCAGAAacctgaaggaggagcagaagatCCTGGACAGTGCAAAGAGCGTCAAG caggAGGGTGAGGGGACAGTGTCGGCCATGGTGGTGGAGAAACAAAAGCTGGACAACAAAGTGAAGGACATAAAAGAGGCAGTCCAG TTTGTGGATCAGAACATTAAGAACGTGGAGTATCTGCAGGACGAGTACGACTTCAAAATCAACACACTGAAGAACAGAG AGATGGAAGTGAATGGCATGacacagcaggagcaggagagagagaagctgctgatcGGGAGGATGGGCTTCGAGCTGAAGGCCAAacgacag gaCGTGGTGACCCAGCTGACCGACCTCCTGAACGTCACCCAGGCTTTACTGTCCAACCTGATCTCTGAGGAGCTGCCCGAGTGGAAGCAGCGGCAGCAGATCGCCTGTATCGGAGGTCCACCCAACGCCTGCGTGGACCAGCTCCAGAACTG GTTCACAGCAGTGGCGGAGAGTCTGCAGCAGGTCCGGCAGCACCTGAAGAAGCttcaggagctggagcagaagtTCACCTACGACAGTGACCCcatcacacagaagaaaaccTTCCTGGAGACCCGAGCTCTGGATCTCCTCAAGAACCTCCTCTCCAA ctctctgGTTGTGGAGAGGCAGCCCTGCATGCCCACCCACCCACAGAGGCCCCTGGTGCTGAAAACAGGCGTCCAGTTCACTGTGAAACTACg GTTCctggtgaagctgcaggagtttAACTACCAACTCAAAGTCAAAGCCATGTTTGACAA GGAtgttacagaaaagaaagg GTTTCGtaagttcaacattttgggaacaAACTCCAAAGTGATGAACATGGAGGACTCGAACGGCAGCCTGGCAGCGGAGTTCAGACATCTG CAACTGAAAGAGCAGAAAGTCGCCGGGAACAGAACGAACGAG ggtcCTCTGATCGTCACTGAGGAGCTCCACTCGCTCACCTTTGAGTCCGAGCTGCAGCTCAACCAGTCGGGACTCAACATCAAACTGGAG GCCATGTCTCTTCCTGTCGTGGTCATCTCTAACGTCTGCCAGCTGCCCAGCGGCTGGGCGTCCATCCTCTGGTACAACATGCTCACCACCGATCCCAAG aacctgaagttcttcctctctcctccgttGGCCACCTGGTCTCAGCTGTCCGAGATCCTGAGCTGGCAGTTCTCCTCCGTCACCAAGCGAGGCCTGAACCAGGAGCAGCTCAACATGCTGGCCGACAAACTGCTGG gagcCAGAGCCAAGAGGAACCCGGAGGGACAAATCCCCTGGACCAAGTTCTGCAAG CAGAGTGCCAATGAGAAAGCTTTCCCCTTCTGGTTGTGGATTGAAGGAATCCTGGACCTCATTAAAAGACACCTTCTGTCCCTGTGGAACGACGG CTCCATCATGGGCTTCATCTgtaaggagagggagaaggctCTGCTCAGCGACAAGTGTCCTGGCACCTTCCTGCTCAGGTTCAgcgagagcagcagagaaggagcCATCACCTTCACCTGGGTCGAACTCGACATGCACG ACAAGCCGGACTTTCACTCCGTGGAGCCGTACACGAAGAAGGAGCTGGGCGCCGTCTCTCTGCCCGACATCATCCGCACCTACAAGGTGATGGCCGCCGAAAACATCCCAGAGAACCCGCTCCGCTTCCTCTACCCCAACATCCCCAAAGACAAGGCCTTCGGGAAGTACTACCCCAAACCTGCAGAGA CTCCAGAGCCGATGGATGTGGAGAACATGGAGAAGAGGGCCTACATGAAGACGGAGCTCATTTCCGTGTCAGAAGT ACATCCGTCCAGACTGCACGACAACATGATGCCCATGTCTCCTGACGAATACAAGGTTCTGGAGCAGGCCATTGGCCACAGGGACATCGATGCTGTGGTGAGTGCTGTG aTGAGTTCAGACTTCCAAGATGAAGACTGA
- the stat1a gene encoding signal transducer and activator of transcription 1a isoform X2, with amino-acid sequence MAQWCQLQMLDCKYLEQVDQLYDDSFPMDIRQYLSKWIESIDWDTVSIQESLATVRFHDLLAQLDDQHSRFALESNFLLQHNIRKIKRNLQDRFQDDPSHMAMIISRNLKEEQKILDSAKSVKQEGEGTVSAMVVEKQKLDNKVKDIKEAVQFVDQNIKNVEYLQDEYDFKINTLKNREMEVNGMTQQEQEREKLLIGRMGFELKAKRQDVVTQLTDLLNVTQALLSNLISEELPEWKQRQQIACIGGPPNACVDQLQNWFTAVAESLQQVRQHLKKLQELEQKFTYDSDPITQKKTFLETRALDLLKNLLSNSLVVERQPCMPTHPQRPLVLKTGVQFTVKLRFLVKLQEFNYQLKVKAMFDKDVTEKKGFRKFNILGTNSKVMNMEDSNGSLAAEFRHLQLKEQKVAGNRTNEGPLIVTEELHSLTFESELQLNQSGLNIKLEAMSLPVVVISNVCQLPSGWASILWYNMLTTDPKNLKFFLSPPLATWSQLSEILSWQFSSVTKRGLNQEQLNMLADKLLGARAKRNPEGQIPWTKFCKQSANEKAFPFWLWIEGILDLIKRHLLSLWNDGSIMGFICKEREKALLSDKCPGTFLLRFSESSREGAITFTWVELDMHDKPDFHSVEPYTKKELGAVSLPDIIRTYKVMAAENIPENPLRFLYPNIPKDKAFGKYYPKPAETPEPMDVENMEKRAYMKTELISVSEVHPSRLHDNMMPMSPDEYKVLEQAIGHRDIDAVVSAVASNLIGLDQFDIQMSSDFQDED; translated from the exons ATGGCGCAGTGGTGCCAGCTGCAGATGCTGGACTGTAAGTACCTGGAGCAGGTGGACCAGCTCTATGACGACTCCTTCCCCATGGACATCAGACAGTACCTGAGCAAATGGATCGAGAGCATCGACTG GGACACGGTGTCGATTCAGGAGTCACTGGCGACCGTCCGGTTCCACGACCTCCTGGCTCAGCTGGACGACCAGCACAGCCGCTTCGCCCTGGAGAgcaacttcctgctgcagcacaacatCCGCAAGATCAAGAGGAACCTGCAG GACCGGTTCCAGGATGATCCAAGCCACATGGCCATGATCATCTCCAGAAacctgaaggaggagcagaagatCCTGGACAGTGCAAAGAGCGTCAAG caggAGGGTGAGGGGACAGTGTCGGCCATGGTGGTGGAGAAACAAAAGCTGGACAACAAAGTGAAGGACATAAAAGAGGCAGTCCAG TTTGTGGATCAGAACATTAAGAACGTGGAGTATCTGCAGGACGAGTACGACTTCAAAATCAACACACTGAAGAACAGAG AGATGGAAGTGAATGGCATGacacagcaggagcaggagagagagaagctgctgatcGGGAGGATGGGCTTCGAGCTGAAGGCCAAacgacag gaCGTGGTGACCCAGCTGACCGACCTCCTGAACGTCACCCAGGCTTTACTGTCCAACCTGATCTCTGAGGAGCTGCCCGAGTGGAAGCAGCGGCAGCAGATCGCCTGTATCGGAGGTCCACCCAACGCCTGCGTGGACCAGCTCCAGAACTG GTTCACAGCAGTGGCGGAGAGTCTGCAGCAGGTCCGGCAGCACCTGAAGAAGCttcaggagctggagcagaagtTCACCTACGACAGTGACCCcatcacacagaagaaaaccTTCCTGGAGACCCGAGCTCTGGATCTCCTCAAGAACCTCCTCTCCAA ctctctgGTTGTGGAGAGGCAGCCCTGCATGCCCACCCACCCACAGAGGCCCCTGGTGCTGAAAACAGGCGTCCAGTTCACTGTGAAACTACg GTTCctggtgaagctgcaggagtttAACTACCAACTCAAAGTCAAAGCCATGTTTGACAA GGAtgttacagaaaagaaagg GTTTCGtaagttcaacattttgggaacaAACTCCAAAGTGATGAACATGGAGGACTCGAACGGCAGCCTGGCAGCGGAGTTCAGACATCTG CAACTGAAAGAGCAGAAAGTCGCCGGGAACAGAACGAACGAG ggtcCTCTGATCGTCACTGAGGAGCTCCACTCGCTCACCTTTGAGTCCGAGCTGCAGCTCAACCAGTCGGGACTCAACATCAAACTGGAG GCCATGTCTCTTCCTGTCGTGGTCATCTCTAACGTCTGCCAGCTGCCCAGCGGCTGGGCGTCCATCCTCTGGTACAACATGCTCACCACCGATCCCAAG aacctgaagttcttcctctctcctccgttGGCCACCTGGTCTCAGCTGTCCGAGATCCTGAGCTGGCAGTTCTCCTCCGTCACCAAGCGAGGCCTGAACCAGGAGCAGCTCAACATGCTGGCCGACAAACTGCTGG gagcCAGAGCCAAGAGGAACCCGGAGGGACAAATCCCCTGGACCAAGTTCTGCAAG CAGAGTGCCAATGAGAAAGCTTTCCCCTTCTGGTTGTGGATTGAAGGAATCCTGGACCTCATTAAAAGACACCTTCTGTCCCTGTGGAACGACGG CTCCATCATGGGCTTCATCTgtaaggagagggagaaggctCTGCTCAGCGACAAGTGTCCTGGCACCTTCCTGCTCAGGTTCAgcgagagcagcagagaaggagcCATCACCTTCACCTGGGTCGAACTCGACATGCACG ACAAGCCGGACTTTCACTCCGTGGAGCCGTACACGAAGAAGGAGCTGGGCGCCGTCTCTCTGCCCGACATCATCCGCACCTACAAGGTGATGGCCGCCGAAAACATCCCAGAGAACCCGCTCCGCTTCCTCTACCCCAACATCCCCAAAGACAAGGCCTTCGGGAAGTACTACCCCAAACCTGCAGAGA CTCCAGAGCCGATGGATGTGGAGAACATGGAGAAGAGGGCCTACATGAAGACGGAGCTCATTTCCGTGTCAGAAGT ACATCCGTCCAGACTGCACGACAACATGATGCCCATGTCTCCTGACGAATACAAGGTTCTGGAGCAGGCCATTGGCCACAGGGACATCGATGCTGTGGTGAGTGCTGTG GCCAGCAATCTGATTGGACTCGATCAGTTTGACATCCAG aTGAGTTCAGACTTCCAAGATGAAGACTGA